A DNA window from Pseudomonas tohonis contains the following coding sequences:
- a CDS encoding MFS transporter: MRKIDVHSVIDNARFSGFHWMVMCWCALLLIFDGYDLFIYGVVLPVLMKEWGLTPLEAGALGSYALFGMMFGALVFGSLADRIGRKKGIAVCFVLFSGFTVLNGFATTPTEFGICRFVAGLGIGGLMPNVVALMNEYAPKRLRSTLVAVMFSGYSLGGMLSAGVGIYMLPRFGWEAMFFAALLPLLLLPLILWYLPESVGFLLRQGRVDKARAILQRIDPEARIGDQDELLLNEVKAQGTPVLELFREGRGLRTLMLWVAFFCCLLMVYALSSWLPKLMANAGYSLGSSLSFLLALNFGGMFGAIAGGWLGDRYNLPKVVVAFFLVAAVSISLLGFKSPTPVLYLLIGIAGATTIGTQILLYATAAQFYGLAFRSTGLGWASGIGRNGAIVGPLLGGALLGINLPLQLNFMAFAIPGAIAALAMCFVHQREPGVAPLAPAA, translated from the coding sequence ATGCGAAAAATCGACGTTCACAGCGTTATCGACAACGCGCGCTTCTCCGGCTTTCACTGGATGGTGATGTGCTGGTGCGCGCTCCTGCTCATCTTCGACGGCTACGACCTGTTCATCTACGGCGTCGTCCTGCCCGTGCTCATGAAGGAGTGGGGCCTCACCCCACTGGAAGCCGGCGCCCTGGGCAGCTACGCGCTGTTCGGCATGATGTTCGGCGCCCTGGTCTTCGGTTCCCTGGCCGACAGGATCGGCCGCAAGAAGGGCATCGCCGTCTGCTTCGTGCTCTTCTCCGGCTTCACCGTGCTCAACGGTTTCGCCACCACCCCCACCGAGTTCGGCATCTGTCGCTTCGTCGCCGGCCTCGGCATCGGCGGGCTGATGCCCAACGTCGTCGCGCTGATGAACGAATACGCGCCGAAACGGCTGCGCAGCACCCTGGTCGCCGTGATGTTCAGCGGCTACTCCCTGGGTGGCATGCTCTCGGCCGGTGTCGGCATCTACATGCTGCCGCGCTTCGGCTGGGAGGCGATGTTCTTCGCCGCGCTGCTGCCGCTGTTGCTGCTACCGCTGATCCTCTGGTACTTGCCGGAGTCCGTCGGCTTCCTGCTGCGCCAGGGCCGGGTGGACAAGGCCCGCGCCATTCTCCAGCGCATCGACCCCGAAGCACGCATCGGTGATCAGGACGAGCTGCTGCTCAACGAGGTGAAAGCCCAGGGCACGCCGGTGCTGGAACTGTTCCGTGAGGGCCGTGGCCTGCGCACCCTGATGCTCTGGGTGGCCTTCTTCTGCTGCCTGCTGATGGTCTATGCACTGAGTTCCTGGCTGCCGAAGCTGATGGCCAACGCCGGCTACAGCCTGGGTTCCAGCCTGTCCTTCCTGCTCGCCCTGAACTTCGGCGGCATGTTCGGTGCCATCGCGGGTGGCTGGCTGGGGGATCGCTACAACCTGCCCAAGGTGGTGGTGGCCTTCTTCCTGGTGGCGGCCGTCTCCATCAGCCTGCTCGGCTTCAAGAGCCCGACCCCGGTGCTCTACCTCCTGATCGGCATCGCCGGGGCCACCACCATCGGCACGCAGATCCTGCTCTACGCCACCGCCGCGCAGTTCTACGGCCTGGCCTTCCGCTCCACGGGCCTGGGCTGGGCGTCCGGCATCGGCCGCAACGGCGCCATCGTCGGCCCGCTGCTGGGGGGCGCGCTGCTGGGCATCAACCTGCCGCTGCAACTGAACTTCATGGCCTTCGCCATTCCGGGCGCCATCGCCGCCCTGGCCATGTGCTTCGTGCATCAGCGCGAGCCTGGTGTCGCGCCCCTGGCACCGGCCGCCTGA
- a CDS encoding benzoate/H(+) symporter BenE family transporter — MPSLFKDCSLSAVVAGFIATLISYAGPLVIVFQAAESAAMPAELLSSWVWAISIGSGLLGIVLSLRYRVPVIIAWSAPGSALLVSMLPGISPGEAVGAYVMANAIILAVGLSGAFDRIVGKLPAAISAAMLAGILFSFGTRLFTSLDDEPALVMAMFITYLLVRRLSPRYAVMAVLLVGCAIAAGKGRLDTSALVIGLATPEWVTPSFSWHGLFNIALPLVMVALTGQFVPGVAVLRNAGYPTPASPIISASGLGSLLLAPFGCHGLTLAAITAAICTGREAHEDPARRYVSGVAGGVFYLLLGLFGATLVSIFSALPGELIAALAGLALFGAIAGALAGSMAVPEDREAALITFLVTASGMSFLGLSAAFWGLIFGIVAHLLLTARRAPKAVPQGEEVLEPHP; from the coding sequence ATGCCCAGCCTGTTCAAGGATTGTTCGTTGTCCGCCGTGGTGGCGGGCTTCATCGCCACCCTGATTTCCTACGCAGGTCCCCTGGTGATCGTGTTCCAGGCAGCGGAGAGCGCGGCCATGCCGGCCGAGCTGCTGTCCTCCTGGGTCTGGGCGATCTCCATTGGCAGCGGCCTGCTGGGGATCGTCCTCAGCCTGCGCTACAGGGTGCCGGTGATCATCGCCTGGTCGGCACCAGGTTCCGCGCTGCTGGTGTCCATGTTGCCGGGGATCAGCCCCGGGGAGGCGGTGGGGGCCTATGTCATGGCCAACGCCATCATCCTCGCGGTGGGGCTGTCGGGGGCCTTCGACCGCATCGTCGGCAAGCTCCCGGCGGCCATCTCGGCGGCCATGCTGGCGGGCATCCTGTTCAGCTTCGGCACCCGGCTGTTCACCTCCCTCGACGATGAGCCGGCGCTGGTCATGGCCATGTTCATCACCTACCTGCTGGTGCGGCGACTGTCGCCACGCTATGCGGTCATGGCGGTGCTGCTGGTGGGCTGCGCCATCGCCGCCGGCAAGGGCCGGCTCGACACCTCGGCCCTGGTGATCGGCCTCGCCACGCCGGAGTGGGTCACCCCGAGCTTTTCCTGGCACGGCCTGTTCAACATCGCCCTGCCGCTGGTGATGGTGGCCCTGACCGGGCAGTTCGTCCCCGGTGTCGCGGTGCTGCGCAACGCCGGCTACCCGACCCCGGCCAGCCCGATCATCTCCGCCAGTGGCCTGGGCAGCCTGTTGCTGGCGCCCTTCGGTTGCCATGGCCTGACCCTCGCGGCCATCACCGCGGCCATCTGCACCGGCCGCGAGGCCCATGAGGACCCGGCCCGGCGCTACGTCTCCGGCGTGGCGGGCGGGGTGTTCTACCTGCTGCTGGGCCTCTTCGGCGCCACCCTGGTGTCGATCTTCAGCGCCTTGCCCGGGGAGCTGATCGCGGCCTTGGCCGGCCTGGCGCTGTTCGGCGCCATCGCCGGGGCCCTGGCCGGGTCCATGGCGGTGCCGGAGGACCGCGAGGCGGCCCTGATCACCTTCCTGGTCACCGCCTCGGGGATGTCCTTCCTCGGCCTCTCGGCGGCGTTCTGGGGGCTGATCTTCGGCATCGTCGCCCACCTGCTGCTGACGGCGCGCCGCGCGCCCAAGGCGGTGCCGCAAGGGGAGGAGGTTCTCGAACCCCATCCCTGA
- a CDS encoding OprD family porin, producing the protein MTKHSSKLCVLLSAGVGASLAQAAESGFLAGFSATLQARNYYFSRDFSDIRGPEQSRAEEWAQGFILNVRSGYTAGPVGFGLDAIGTLGIKLDSSPDRVNTGLLPVQEDGRAADDYSRLGVAVKMRLSKTELKVGELQPNLPVLAFSDIRLLPPSYQGASITSSEIAGLTLQGGHLASTSLRNEAGDDKLQAMLGHKPQRQASSDAFNYAGADYAFNGNRTILSAWYAQLEDIYAQRFLGLKHSEPLGNWVLGANIGYYVSAEDGKKLIGAIDNQAFFSLLSARRGGHTFYIGYQAMYGDSAFPRVFANVTPLGNEVPTFEFAYADERSWQVRYDYDFAALGVPGLVASARYITGDNVDTGLGYEGKDRERDLDLGYVIQGGALKGLGVRVRNVTARSNYRTDIDENRLILSYTWTLF; encoded by the coding sequence ATGACCAAGCATTCGAGCAAACTGTGCGTTCTGCTGTCCGCCGGTGTCGGCGCGAGCCTGGCCCAGGCCGCCGAGTCGGGTTTCCTCGCGGGCTTCAGCGCGACCCTGCAGGCCCGCAACTACTACTTCAGCCGCGACTTCTCCGATATCCGCGGGCCGGAGCAATCCAGGGCGGAGGAGTGGGCCCAGGGATTCATCCTCAACGTCAGGTCCGGGTATACCGCGGGCCCCGTGGGCTTCGGCCTGGACGCCATCGGCACCCTCGGGATCAAGCTGGACAGCAGCCCGGACCGGGTCAACACCGGCCTGTTGCCGGTGCAGGAAGACGGCCGTGCCGCCGACGACTACAGCCGCCTGGGCGTGGCGGTGAAAATGCGCCTGTCGAAAACCGAGCTGAAGGTGGGCGAGCTGCAGCCCAACCTGCCGGTGCTGGCGTTCAGCGATATCCGCCTGCTGCCGCCGAGCTACCAGGGGGCGAGCATCACCTCCAGCGAAATCGCCGGGCTGACCCTGCAGGGTGGCCATCTCGCCTCCACCAGCCTGCGCAACGAAGCCGGGGACGACAAGCTGCAGGCCATGCTCGGCCACAAGCCCCAGCGCCAGGCCAGCAGCGACGCCTTCAACTACGCCGGGGCGGACTACGCCTTCAACGGCAACCGCACCATCCTGAGCGCCTGGTACGCGCAGCTGGAAGACATCTACGCGCAGCGTTTCCTCGGCCTCAAGCACAGCGAGCCGCTGGGCAACTGGGTGCTGGGAGCCAACATCGGCTATTACGTCTCGGCCGAAGACGGCAAGAAGCTCATCGGCGCCATCGACAACCAGGCCTTCTTCTCCCTGCTTTCGGCCAGGCGCGGCGGCCACACCTTCTACATCGGCTACCAGGCCATGTACGGCGACAGCGCCTTCCCCCGGGTATTCGCCAACGTCACCCCCCTGGGCAACGAGGTGCCCACCTTCGAGTTCGCCTATGCCGACGAGCGCTCGTGGCAGGTGCGCTACGACTACGACTTCGCCGCCCTCGGCGTGCCCGGCCTGGTGGCCAGTGCGCGCTACATCACCGGCGATAACGTCGACACCGGGCTCGGCTACGAAGGCAAGGACCGGGAGCGCGACCTGGACCTCGGCTACGTGATCCAGGGCGGCGCCCTCAAGGGCTTGGGCGTGCGGGTGCGCAACGTCACCGCACGCTCCAACTACCGCACCGACATCGACGAGAACCGCTTGATCCTCAGCTACACCTGGACGCTGTTCTAG
- a CDS encoding CoA transferase subunit A, translating into MAEIISLREAVERFVNDGDTVALEGFTHLIPTAASHELIRQNKRDLTLVRMTPDLVYDLLIGAGCAKKLVFSWGGNPGVGSLHRLRDAVEKGWPHALEIEEHSHADLANSYVAGASGLPFAVLRAYAGSDLPKVNPLIRSVTCPFTGEVLAAVPSVRPDVTVIHAQKADRKGNVLLWGILGVQKEAALAAKRCIVTVEEIVDDLNAPMNACVLPTWALTAVCHVPGGAHPSYAHGYYERDNRFYQAWDPIARDRETFSAWIDDYIRGTEDFAQFQQKIAEAKQ; encoded by the coding sequence ATGGCTGAAATCATCTCCCTGCGCGAAGCGGTCGAGCGCTTCGTCAACGACGGCGACACCGTCGCCCTCGAAGGCTTCACCCACCTGATTCCCACCGCCGCTTCCCACGAGCTGATCCGCCAGAACAAGCGCGACCTGACCCTGGTGCGCATGACGCCCGACCTGGTCTACGACCTGCTGATCGGCGCCGGCTGCGCGAAGAAGCTGGTGTTCTCCTGGGGCGGCAACCCGGGTGTCGGTTCCCTGCACCGCCTGCGTGACGCGGTGGAGAAGGGCTGGCCCCATGCGCTGGAAATCGAGGAACACAGCCACGCCGACCTGGCCAACTCCTATGTGGCCGGTGCTTCGGGCCTGCCGTTCGCGGTGCTGCGCGCCTATGCCGGCTCCGACCTGCCCAAGGTCAACCCGCTGATCAGGAGCGTGACCTGCCCCTTCACCGGTGAAGTGCTGGCCGCCGTGCCTTCGGTGCGCCCGGACGTGACCGTGATCCACGCACAGAAGGCCGACCGCAAGGGCAACGTGCTGCTCTGGGGCATCCTCGGCGTGCAGAAGGAAGCCGCCCTGGCCGCCAAGCGCTGCATCGTCACGGTGGAAGAGATCGTCGACGACCTGAATGCGCCGATGAACGCCTGCGTGCTGCCCACCTGGGCGCTGACCGCCGTCTGCCACGTGCCCGGCGGCGCGCACCCGTCCTATGCCCACGGCTACTACGAGCGCGACAACCGCTTCTATCAGGCCTGGGACCCGATCGCCCGCGACCGCGAGACCTTCAGCGCCTGGATCGACGACTACATCCGTGGCACCGAGGACTTCGCCCAGTTCCAGCAGAAAATTGCGGAGGCCAAGCAATGA
- a CDS encoding CoA-transferase subunit beta: MSAHSTPGYSTNEMMTVAAARRLKNGAVCFVGIGLPSKAANLARLTSSPDVVLIYESGPIGAKPTVLPLSIGDGELAETADTVVPTGEIFRYWLQGGRIDVGFLGAAQVDRFGNINTTVIGDYHNPKVRLPGAGGAPEIAGSAKEVLIILKQSHRTFVDKLAFVTSVGHGEGGDSRQRLGLPGKGPVGIITDLCIMEPEAGTHEFIVTSLHPGVTREQVVEATGWPIRFADSVSETLAPNDEELAALRALEARTAAAHGQQGGEE; encoded by the coding sequence ATGAGCGCCCATTCCACCCCCGGCTACAGCACCAATGAAATGATGACCGTCGCCGCCGCCCGCCGCCTGAAGAACGGCGCGGTGTGCTTCGTCGGCATCGGCCTGCCGTCCAAGGCCGCCAACCTGGCGCGCCTGACCTCGTCCCCGGACGTGGTGCTGATCTACGAATCCGGCCCCATCGGTGCCAAGCCCACGGTGCTGCCGCTGTCCATCGGCGACGGCGAGCTGGCCGAGACCGCCGACACCGTGGTGCCCACCGGCGAGATCTTCCGCTACTGGCTGCAGGGCGGGCGCATCGACGTCGGTTTCCTCGGCGCCGCCCAGGTCGACCGCTTCGGCAACATCAACACCACGGTGATCGGTGACTACCACAACCCGAAGGTGCGCCTGCCGGGTGCCGGCGGCGCGCCGGAGATCGCCGGTTCCGCCAAGGAAGTGCTGATCATCCTCAAGCAGTCCCATCGCACCTTCGTCGACAAGCTGGCCTTCGTCACCTCGGTCGGCCATGGCGAAGGCGGCGACTCGCGCCAGCGCCTCGGCCTGCCCGGCAAGGGCCCGGTGGGCATCATCACCGACCTGTGCATCATGGAGCCGGAAGCCGGCACCCACGAATTCATCGTCACCTCGCTGCACCCGGGGGTGACCCGCGAGCAGGTGGTCGAGGCCACCGGCTGGCCGATCCGCTTCGCCGACAGCGTCAGCGAGACCCTCGCCCCGAACGACGAGGAACTGGCCGCGCTGCGCGCCCTGGAAGCCCGCACCGCCGCCGCCCACGGCCAGCAGGGAGGTGAGGAATGA
- the pcaF gene encoding 3-oxoadipyl-CoA thiolase yields MSRDVFICDAVRTPIGRFGGGLAPVRADDLAAIPLKALIERNPQVRWSEVDEVFLGCANQAGEDNRNVARMALLLAGLPESVPGVTLNRLCASGMDAVGTAFRAIAAGEMELALAGGVESMSRAPYVMGKADSAFGRTQKIEDTTIGWRFINPLMKAQYGVDAMPQTADNVADDYRVSREDQDAFALRSQQRAGRAQAEGFFAEEIVPVVIKGKKGDTVVDADEHLRPDTTLEALARLKPVNGEGKTVTAGNASGVNDGAVALILASAEAVKKHGLTPRAKVLGMASAGVAPRVMGIGPVPAVRKLLERLNLGIDQFDVIELNEAFAAQGLAVTRDLGLADDDARVNPNGGAIALGHPLGASGARLVQTALHQLEKSGGKLGLATMCVGVGQGLALAIERV; encoded by the coding sequence ATGAGCCGCGACGTATTCATCTGCGATGCCGTGCGCACGCCCATCGGTCGCTTCGGCGGTGGGCTGGCGCCGGTACGTGCCGACGACCTGGCGGCCATCCCGCTCAAGGCCCTGATCGAGCGCAACCCACAGGTGCGCTGGAGCGAAGTCGACGAAGTGTTCCTCGGCTGCGCCAACCAGGCCGGCGAGGACAACCGCAACGTCGCGCGCATGGCGCTGCTGCTGGCCGGGCTGCCGGAAAGCGTTCCCGGCGTCACCCTCAACCGCCTCTGCGCCTCGGGCATGGATGCGGTGGGCACCGCCTTCCGCGCCATCGCCGCCGGTGAGATGGAGCTGGCCCTGGCCGGCGGCGTCGAGTCCATGTCCCGCGCGCCCTATGTGATGGGCAAGGCCGACAGCGCCTTTGGCCGCACCCAGAAGATCGAGGACACCACCATCGGCTGGCGCTTCATCAACCCCCTGATGAAGGCCCAGTACGGCGTCGATGCCATGCCGCAGACCGCCGACAACGTCGCCGACGACTACCGGGTGAGCCGTGAGGACCAGGACGCCTTCGCCCTGCGCAGCCAGCAGCGTGCCGGTCGTGCCCAGGCCGAGGGCTTCTTCGCCGAGGAGATCGTCCCGGTGGTGATCAAGGGCAAGAAGGGCGACACCGTGGTCGATGCCGACGAGCACCTGCGCCCGGATACCACCCTCGAGGCCCTCGCCAGGCTGAAACCGGTCAACGGTGAAGGCAAGACCGTCACCGCCGGCAATGCCTCGGGCGTCAACGACGGCGCCGTGGCGCTGATCCTCGCCAGCGCCGAGGCTGTGAAGAAACACGGCCTGACCCCGCGCGCGAAAGTGCTGGGCATGGCCAGCGCCGGCGTGGCGCCACGGGTCATGGGCATCGGTCCGGTGCCGGCGGTGCGCAAGCTGCTGGAGCGCCTGAACCTGGGCATCGACCAGTTCGACGTGATCGAACTCAACGAAGCCTTCGCCGCCCAAGGGCTGGCTGTGACCCGTGACCTTGGCCTCGCCGACGATGACGCCCGGGTCAACCCCAACGGCGGCGCCATCGCCCTCGGCCACCCCCTGGGCGCCAGCGGCGCGCGCCTGGTGCAGACCGCGTTGCACCAGCTGGAGAAGTCCGGCGGCAAGCTCGGTCTGGCCACCATGTGCGTGGGGGTGGGGCAAGGGCTCGCCCTGGCCATAGAACGGGTGTGA
- a CDS encoding 3-carboxy-cis,cis-muconate cycloisomerase — MRAIFCDRGRVQGMLDFEAALARAEARVGVIPAETVAVIEAACKAELYDFPTLAVAIGSAGNSAIPLVKALGKRIAASSPEAERHVHLGATSQDVMDSGLVLQLRAAVGLIEADLKALGDALAQQAERHADTPLAGRTWLQQATPVTLGMKLAGLLGAINRHRQRLAELKPRLLCLQFGGASGSLAALGEYAWPVAEALAAELSLNLPDQPWHTQRDRLVEFAGLLGLIAGSLGKLGRDLSLLMQTEAGEVFEPAAPGKGGSSTMPHKRNPVSAAVLIGAATRAPGLVATLLAAMPQEHERSLGLWHAEWETLPELCCLVSGALRQALLVVPGLEVDAARMRHNLDLTHGLVLAEAVSIALAQRIGRDAAHHRVEQCCRQAVKEGAHLRATLGADPEVAAHLSADELDRLLDPAHYLGQARRWVDRAVAEHQNLLC, encoded by the coding sequence ATGCGCGCGATCTTCTGCGACCGGGGCCGGGTGCAGGGCATGCTGGATTTCGAGGCCGCCCTGGCCCGCGCCGAGGCCCGTGTCGGGGTGATCCCTGCCGAGACGGTGGCGGTCATCGAGGCGGCCTGCAAGGCCGAGCTCTACGATTTCCCCACCCTGGCCGTGGCCATCGGCAGCGCCGGCAATTCGGCGATCCCGCTGGTCAAGGCGCTGGGCAAGCGCATCGCGGCGAGCAGCCCCGAGGCCGAGCGCCATGTGCACCTGGGCGCCACCAGCCAGGACGTGATGGACAGCGGCCTGGTGCTGCAACTGCGTGCCGCCGTCGGCCTGATCGAGGCGGACCTCAAAGCCCTGGGCGACGCCCTCGCACAGCAGGCCGAACGCCACGCCGACACCCCGCTGGCCGGGCGTACCTGGCTGCAGCAGGCCACCCCGGTGACCCTCGGCATGAAGCTCGCCGGCCTGCTGGGCGCGATCAACCGCCATCGCCAGCGCCTGGCCGAGCTCAAGCCGCGCCTGCTGTGCCTGCAGTTCGGTGGTGCCTCCGGCAGCCTCGCCGCCCTTGGCGAATACGCCTGGCCAGTGGCCGAAGCGCTGGCCGCCGAGCTGTCGCTGAACCTGCCCGACCAGCCCTGGCACACCCAGCGTGACCGCCTGGTGGAGTTCGCCGGGCTGCTGGGGCTGATCGCCGGCAGCCTGGGCAAGCTGGGGCGCGACCTCAGCCTGCTGATGCAGACCGAAGCCGGCGAAGTCTTCGAGCCCGCCGCGCCGGGCAAGGGCGGCTCCTCGACCATGCCGCACAAGCGCAACCCGGTGAGCGCCGCCGTGCTGATCGGCGCCGCCACCCGGGCCCCGGGGCTGGTGGCGACCCTGCTGGCCGCCATGCCCCAGGAGCACGAGCGCAGCCTCGGCCTGTGGCACGCCGAATGGGAAACCCTGCCGGAGCTCTGCTGCCTGGTATCCGGTGCCCTGCGGCAGGCGCTGCTGGTGGTGCCGGGCCTGGAAGTGGATGCCGCGCGCATGCGCCACAACCTCGACCTGACCCATGGGCTGGTGCTGGCCGAAGCGGTGAGCATCGCCCTGGCCCAGCGCATCGGCCGTGACGCCGCCCACCACCGGGTGGAGCAGTGCTGCCGCCAGGCGGTGAAGGAGGGCGCGCACCTGCGGGCCACGCTCGGCGCCGATCCCGAGGTCGCCGCGCACCTTTCCGCCGACGAGCTGGACCGCCTGCTCGACCCGGCCCATTACCTCGGGCAGGCGCGTCGCTGGGTCGATCGCGCCGTGGCCGAGCATCAGAACCTTTTGTGCTAG
- the pcaD gene encoding 3-oxoadipate enol-lactonase, with protein MPAVRLADGDLNYLLEGPADAPVLVLSNSLGTDLHMWDAQVPAFSRHFRVLRYDTRGHGASLVTEGPYSIEQNGRDVLALLDALDIAQASFCGLSMGGLIGQWLAIEAPQRIQRLVLCNTAAKIGTPDVWNPRIETVLRDGPAAMAALRDASIARWFTADFAEAQPGKVEPIVAMLAQTSPQGYAANCAAVRDADFRERLGAIRAPTLIVCGSGDAVTTPEHGRFLQAHVAGAELVEFQAAHLSNVQAGEAFTRRVLDFLNAKG; from the coding sequence ATGCCTGCCGTACGACTCGCCGATGGCGACCTGAACTACCTGCTCGAAGGCCCGGCCGACGCGCCGGTGCTGGTCCTCAGCAACTCGCTGGGCACCGACCTGCACATGTGGGACGCACAGGTCCCGGCCTTCAGCCGGCACTTCCGCGTGCTGCGCTACGACACCCGTGGCCATGGCGCGTCCCTGGTCACCGAAGGCCCCTACAGCATCGAGCAGAACGGCCGCGACGTGCTGGCCCTGCTGGATGCGCTGGATATCGCCCAGGCTTCGTTCTGCGGCCTGTCCATGGGCGGGCTGATCGGCCAGTGGCTGGCGATCGAGGCGCCGCAGCGCATCCAGCGCCTGGTGCTGTGCAACACCGCCGCCAAGATCGGCACCCCGGATGTGTGGAACCCGCGTATCGAGACGGTGCTGCGCGACGGCCCGGCGGCCATGGCGGCCCTGCGTGACGCTTCCATCGCCCGCTGGTTCACCGCGGACTTCGCCGAGGCGCAACCGGGCAAGGTCGAGCCCATCGTCGCCATGCTGGCGCAGACCTCGCCCCAGGGTTACGCCGCCAACTGCGCGGCGGTGCGCGACGCCGACTTCCGCGAGCGACTCGGCGCCATCCGCGCGCCGACCCTGATCGTCTGCGGCAGCGGCGATGCGGTGACCACGCCCGAGCATGGCCGATTCCTGCAGGCGCATGTCGCCGGTGCGGAACTGGTCGAGTTCCAGGCTGCGCACCTGTCCAACGTCCAGGCCGGCGAAGCCTTCACCCGCCGGGTGCTGGATTTCCTGAACGCCAAGGGCTAG